A genomic stretch from Leishmania donovani BPK282A1 complete genome, chromosome 36 includes:
- a CDS encoding nuclear pore complex protein (NUP155), putative, which produces MQQQFNAARNGTNHVVEDAVSAVLSSAAVERRPNPHAIGFVRSNSYALSTRDTTYAVPDFFPVGGVAWPETLLELWKSMRYGSLTGVFADLSRAWFTVDNRLVIWDYRGGREFCVYDEISEMISVVGSPLRPLSGIFQPHVTYIIPVGTTSMMFLLGLCILGEGALAEMKVVNLGYSCSTDTVITKAIGSSGRVFCAGADGNVYELRYMRENTPITPKIRMVNYGYWFSSAPILGQVTLAVANVWQSWRGSGHGGLIDLVVDERDGILATLCERSTISLWRLNPSGGIRYMFSLRHRPDRLPRSHSAPHVESAPLTRLFVIEADAQGCRLMSTALNGDQFRYRYINALDSVFSGELILQSHTPSYLSANKEISVCYASASVFLAAFSDMNDDRASDEVLAATSPATVMAPHQNVRDIVASFSGPSSRIVRVDAIDRMPTQGPQNLSDLCAQVCSPRPTYVVVHRHGLSLFAQARPVDTLYLILSTNDADYRDSLLSRFTSVYSAPDYAAMLLQVAVGALNVTTEHPLPFTKDSALSSSHDDGAALNELGQQLVNGRNAEVLRRARELLRNLQLPATQAAPASDVTDAEVQHVVVLMSPFATGLVAFVARALCLLWNTGVGKITQSSATSAVRVLEKVIQYLDSLSIGRSPEHQRTVSFQHEWQADKVVVMVPRGRSLRAEDVKKLQGAMLYKCYELTHKAWQAATLLQRMLGIPFYSEDASVAFAQVVRDSAVAQRLGHYLSQVMLDSQYGISAGSGLQAASFAQLQRQCPYFFGGISSDAYQLQSDMRSLTRGESLQSYTEAQMHKWATEVGAKAATYWPSGALQSICEQLRSLKYENVAVELLLHAAAQLDPNNAALSVFLADGGGHVGDQARYGNAYSLHQTKTQVLELVVSTLESAWLTHRSVVDDLLGGPRRSGTIWQVEPSDEYAHCFLFDWMCAPRDDRNTAKLLRETLVAARSQFLGSYLRRNAEVLTEEYAHYLASVQGDYHGAMQQCFVMALSPLPDTPVADRLQYRLRCLREALDCAKKCQSDQTQQVEQQLRLMEAQERLYRIATEFISSGSATLDRRVEWEGEMVTERDVALQHIEFLSSFVASASDLIEVGGMYPALGGAEVQLDALLCSNVTDAGVYATCIGRAYDNEKDSAETITKRLIDRYFHQISCFPLSYLVRLLEARTFLRFPAGSTEVVQLLVSLGVDPKVLFITYESVLEGRDDTGVGCVEFDEAGVTRGYLVYAYATVLVYLADLGRRGSVQQWLVSNAMAATRSMIRRAAGAVTSPSEQAAVEQAEELLRKANTLASSGVWL; this is translated from the coding sequence ATGCAGCAACAGTTCAACGCAGCGCGAAACGGTACCAATCACGTGGTCGAGGACGCCGTGAGCGCGGTACTTAGCAGTGCGGCAGTGGAGCGACGGCCCAACCCTCACGCCATTGGGTTTGTACGGTCGAACTCGTACGCACTAAGCACCCGGGACACAACGTACGCTGTCCCTGATTTTTTCCCGGTAGGTGGCGTGGCATGGCCAGAGACGCTGTTGGAGCTGTGGAAGTCGATGCGCTACGGATCCCTCACCGGCGTGTTTGCCGACTTGTCCCGTGCGTGGTTCACTGTAGACAACAGGCTCGTCATCTGGGACTACCGTGGCGGTCGCGAGTTCTGTGTCTACGATGAGATTTCGGAGATGATCAGCGTTGTCGGCTCTCCGCTTCGGCCGCTGAGTGGCATCTTCCAGCCGCACGTAACATACATCATTCCTGTGGGCACCACCAGCATGATGTTTCTCTTGGGTCTTTGCATCCTGGGCGAGGGAGCGCTGGCGGAAATGAAGGTTGTCAATCTGGGGTACAGCTGCTCCACTGACACCGTGATAACGAAGGcgatcggcagcagcggccgcgtgTTCTGCGCAGGTGCGGACGGAAATGTGTATGAGTTGCGCTACATGCGTGAGAATACCCCCATCACGCCCAAGATACGCATGGTGAATTACGGCTATTGGTTCTCGAGCGCCCCCATCCTTGGCCAGGTGACATTGGCTGTTGCGAATGTGTGGCAGTCGTGGCGAGGTAGCGGACATGGTGGGCTCATTGATCTCGTCGTGGACGAGCGTGACGGCATCTTGGCTACGTTATGTGAACGCAGCACGATTAGTCTGTGGCGCCTGAACCCCAGTGGTGGCATAAGGTACATGTTCTCTCTTCGCCATCGGCCCGATCGACTGCCGCGCTCTCACTCCGCCCCTCATGTTGAATCAGCGCCACTGACGCGGTTGTTTGTGATAGAAGCAGATGCGCAAGGGTGCCGGCTTATGTCCACCGCCCTCAATGGGGATCAGTTTCGCTATCGCTACATCAACGCACTCGATTCTGTCTTCAGCGGTGAGCTCATTCTGCAATCGCACACGCCTTCGTACTTGTCGGCAAACAAAGAAATCAGTGTCTGCTACGCTTCCGCGTCAGTCTTCTTGGCTGCCTTCAGCGACATGAACGACGACCGAGCCTCCGATGAAGTGCTTGCCGCCACCTCCCCTGCCacggtgatggcgccgcaTCAAAATGTGCGGGACATCGTGGCATCCTTCAGTGGCCCATCCTCGCGTATTGTGCGGGTCGATGCGATCGATCGGATGCCGACGCAGGGCCCGCAAAACCTTTCTGACTTGTGCGCACAGGTTTGCTCACCCAGACCGACCTACGTCGTGGTGCATCGCCATGGCCTGTCACTCTTTGCTCAAGCCCGCCCTGTCGACACGCTGTACCTGATTCTGTCGACAAACGATGCGGACTACCGCGACAGTCTGCTCAGTCGCTTCACGTCCGTGTACAGCGCCCCCGACTACGCGGCGATGCTCCTTCAGGTTGCCGTTGGCGCTTTGAACGTAACGACGGAGCACCCACTACCGTTCACGAAGGACTCGGCGCTTTCGAGCAGCCACGACGATGGGGCGGCATTGAATGAGCTAGGCCAACAGCTGGTGAATGGAAGAAACGCTGAAGTGCTGCGACGAGCACGCGAACTGCTGCGTAACCTACAGCTCCCTGCGACgcaagcggcgccggcgagtgACGTAACGGATGCGGAGGTTCAACATGTCGTCGTTCTCATGTCGCCGTTTGCAACGGGGCTCGTCGCCTTTGTTGCCCGAGCGTTGTGTCTGCTGTGGAATACGGGAGTGGGCAAGATCACGCAGAGTagcgccacctccgcggTACGGGTACTCGAAAAGGTCATCCAGTACTTGGACAGCCTGTCTATTGGCAGATCACCGGAGCACCAGCGGACGGTGAGCTTTCAGCACGAGTGGCAGGCGGACAAGGTTGTCGTGATGGTGCCGCGCGGCCGGAGCTTGCGCGCCGAGGACGTAAAGAAGCTACAGGGGGCCATGCTGTACAAGTGCTATGAACTGACGCACAAGGCGTGGCAGGCGGCgacactgctgcagcgtaTGCTTGGCATCCCGTTTTACTCTGAAGACGCATCGGTGGCGTTTGCGCAGGTGGTGCGAGACTCGGCGGTCGCGCAGCGGCTTGGACATTATCTGAGTCAGGTGATGCTAGACTCCCAGTATGGCATCAGCGCTGGATCTGGACTCCAAGCAGCCTCgttcgcgcagctgcagcgacagtGCCCGTACTTTTTCGGCGGCATCAGCTCGGATGCCTATCAGCTTCAGAGCGACATGAGATCCTTGACACGTGGCGAGTCTCTTCAATCCTACACGGAGGCACAGATGCATAAGTGGGCTACCGAGGTAGGCGCTAAGGCCGCGACGTACTGGCCATCCGGCGCGCTTCAGAGCATctgcgagcagctgcggagcCTGAAATACGAGAATGTGGCGGTGGAGCTGTTgctgcacgcggcggcgcagcttgaCCCGAACAATGCGGCGCTGAGCGTTTTTTTGGCGGATGGTGGCGGCCATGTGGGCGACCAGGCGCGGTACGGCAACGCCTACTCGCTGCACCAGACCAAGACGCAGGTCCTGGAGCTTGTGGTTTCTACCCTGGAGTCGGCGTGGCTGACGCACCGGAGCGTGGTTGAcgacctcctcggcggcccGCGCCGTTCCGGCACCATTTGGCAGGTTGAGCCGTCTGACGAGTACGCGCACTGCTTTCTCTTCGACTGGATGTGCGCCCCGCGCGACGACAGGAATACGGCCAAATTGCTGCGAGAAACGCTTGTAGCGGCGCGCTCCCAGTTTCTCGGCAGCTATCTGCGACGCAATGCCGAGGTGCTGACTGAGGAGTATGCGCACTACCTCGCCAGTGTGCAGGGTGACTACCATGGCGCGATGCAGCAGTGCTTCGTGATGGCCCTGTCGCCGCTTCCCGACACGCCGGTTGCCGACCGGCTTCAGTATCGCCTCCGGTGCCTGCGCGAGGCTCTCGACTGTGCCAAGAAGTGTCAATCCGACCAAACGCAgcaggtggagcagcagtTGCGATtgatggaggcgcaggagcgaCTATACCGCATTGCCACCGAGTTCATCTCTTCCGGCAGTGCCACTCTCGACCGTCGTGTAGAATGGGAGGGCGAAATGGTGACGGAGCGTGATGTCGCCCTGCAGCACATCGAGTTCTTGTCTAGCTTTGTCGCCTCCGCAAGCGACCTCATAGAGGTGGGCGGCATGTATCCGGCACTGGGTGGCGCAGAGGTGCAgctggatgcgctgcttTGCTCCAACGTCACGGATGCTGGCGTCTATGCCACCTGCATCGGCCGTGCCTATGACAACGAGAAGGACTCGGCGGAGACCATTACGAAGAGGCTCATCGACAGGTACTTTCACCAAATCAGCTGCTTTCCGCTGTCATACCTGGTGCGGCTGCTAGAGGCTCGCACGTTTCTGCGCTTCCCGGCAGGTTCGACGGAagtggtgcagctgctggtgagTCTTGGGGTTGACCCAAAGGTTCTCTTCATCACATACGAGAGCGTCCTTGAGGGGAGGGACGACACAGGTGTGGGGTGTGTGGAGTTTGACGAGGCCGGTGTGACGCGCGGCTATCTTGTTTACGCATACGCCACAGTGCTGGTGTATCTCGCGGACCTCGGCCGGCGCGGCTCTGTGCAGCAGTGGCTCGTCAGCAACGCCATGGCCGCCACACGCAGCATGattcgccgcgctgcgggaGCTGTCACATCGCCAAGTgagcaggcggcggtggagcaggcggaggagctgctgcgaaaAGCCAACACGCTAGCCTCAAGCGGCGTGTGGCTGTAG
- a CDS encoding DNA-binding protein, putative: protein MSSRDQFLVDELRSRLKRRRADIVRYLDGLFYDECRRIIECVSELDRDNLFLRNPSSLPDYAQHVTRPMYWELIQRKLQRYEYRTAADFMADMRAVVNNCYLYNGIQAPASKLARTMEVLMEDRFVTELRAAPVPPAEVKKACTGMSSADSREILRIYALYEGLEVGSMMGNVNIQLRTAKSATLRRMLEYARSSAEHREKKAKLRRAAKVSRVSDRRRRAMAGVHAAVMQQDADVQFHHDTEPRLEHVPQNAQAATSMMEEVSPIRIEEEGEWFDDGDFEESSQV, encoded by the coding sequence ATGTCTTCGAGGGACCAGTTTCTGGTGGATGAGCTGCGCAGTCGCCtgaagaggcggcgcgctgACATTGTCCGCTATCTCGATGGCCTGTTCTACGATGAGTGTCGCCGCATCATTGAGTGCGTTTCTGAACTTGACAGGGATAACTTGTTTCTCAGAAACCCATCCTCCTTGCCAGACTACGCGCAACACGTTACTCGGCCCATGTACTGGGAGCTCATTCAACGGAAGCTGCAGCGCTACGAGTACAGGACTGCGGCGGACTTCATGGCGGACATGCGGGCAGTTGTCAACAACTGCTACCTGTACAATGGTATTCAGGCGCCGGCATCGAAACTTGCACGCACGATGGAGGTTCTTATGGAAGATCGATTTGTGACGGAGCTGAGGGCCGCGCCGGTTCCACCGGCGGAAGTGAAGAAGGCCTGCACCGGCATGTCATCGGCTGACAGCCGGGAGATTCTCCGCATCTACGCTCTTTACGAAGGGCTCGAGGTGGGCTCGATGATGGGAAACGTGAACATCCAGCTCCGCACTGCCAAAAGCGCCACTCTGCGACGCATGCTCGAGTacgcccgcagcagcgccgagcaCCGTGAAAAAAAAGCCAAGCTGCGGCGAGCCGCAAAGGTGTCGCGTGTGTCTGATCGCCGCAGACGGGCGATGGCCGGGGTACacgcggcggtgatgcagcAGGACGCAGACGTGCAGTTTCACCACGACACCGAGCCTCGGCTTGAGCACGTTCCTCAAAATGCGCAAGCAGCCACATCGatgatggaggaggtgagtCCCATCCGCatcgaagaggagggggagtggtTCGACGACGGTGACTTCGAGGAATCGTCGCAGGTATGA